gataaatggaatcttaaaaaaaaaaaaagacaagtgctAAGGGGTGTGGATGGACCTCATTCCTCCGGCTGCTGGGGAATTGGGGAGTTGGAGGCAGCACCAGGAGATGGGAGAGGTCAGACGTGCTCCTCGACTGTGGTCTGCTCTGGGGCAGGTCGGAGGAACAGAGCAGCACAGGTGCTTCTGTGTGAAGGTGCCGACAGGGAATTTTGCGAAACTCcgtaagacagaaaaaaacagtatCACACGTATATCCTTCTGTAAAACAATATGTACTTTGTAAGAACAGCGGCAGAAGAAAGTGTACTCAGCAACTGTAAGCATGGTTGCCCAATGGGGAAGGAAGTTAGGGAAGAAAACGGGGAAATGAGAGAAACAGCGGATCGTAAAAAGGGTAGTGTTTATTCCTGGAACAGGGTGGGTGGGTTATGATTAGGGAAGGACATGGGGGGGCAgtgtcctgtttcttttttctttctttctttttttttttttttaagattttatttatttgacaaatcacaagtgggcagagaggcaggcagagacagaggaagggaagcaggctccctgctgagcatagagcccgatgcaggtctctatcccaggaccctgggatcatgacctgagccgaaggcagaggcttaacccactgagccaccaaggcacccctcctgtttctttttcttaattttttaagaatttgcttttatttttaaaagactttgaggcagagagagagagagcccaagcagggggaggcgcagagggagaagcaggcaccccactgagcaaggagaccaatctggggctccatcccaggaccacggaattatgagctgagctgaaggcagatgcttaactgactaagccccccaggtgccccacgtgtCCTGTTTCTTGATCTAAGTTGTAGGTTAACAAAGGTATAGGTGTtcacattaaaatatttccttaaaggACACACGTTTGTCTTGCCTATACTTTTTTCTGTGAGGTTCCTCCACTTTGCACTGTGTGCATCTGGGGGCTGGATTATCATCGCCTGTGGTGCATTGTGGGATGTTCAgcggcatccctggcctctatgCTCCCAATGCTAGAACATTCGGGGGAGATGCCGAATCTGGGTCCCTGAGATCTGTTCCCTTCTTTCAGGTTCCCTGGCTTCAAGGAGGTCCGACTGGTCCCCGGGCGGCACGACATTGCCTTTGTGGAGTTTGACAATGAGGTCCAGGCAGGGGCCGCTCGGGACGCACTGCAGGGTTTCAAGATCACCCAGAACAATGCCATGAAGATCTCCTTTGCCAAGAAGTAGCAACTtttccccctgcctgcccctgccccctgttCTGGGGCCACCCCTTCCCCCCCTTGGCTCAGCCCCCTGAAGGTAAGTCCCCCTTGGGGGCCTTCTCAGAGCCGTGTGTGAGTGAGTGGTCGCCACACAGCATTGTACCCAGagtctgtccccagacattgcaCCTGGCGCTGTTAGGCCGGAATTAAAGTGGTTTTTTTGAGGTTCGGTTTTTCACAACCATTTGtcgtttttattttcttatgctcTGTGCCTTCTTTTCTTACACATCAGAATATTCTGGGTGTTTGGACCTCTTAGCATGTTGGGGTTTGCAACCCTGGGGAAACACAGAATAGTGTAGTAACTTTGTCTAAGCTTTAGGCATCTTTACCAGTTTGGAAAAACTCCTATTTTGTCTCCTTTGAGCATTCAGAGCAGGAAATGGAAACCCTGACTGCCATGCACAGATGGGCAGGTCGTGTACTATGCAAGGATGCCACCTAAATTTAAGGGCACACTATTCATTTTGTAGAttcgtatttttttttctaacatgatAAGAGTGTCAAGAAAGAGGtttttctatgccttttttgaaTCTTCAGAAAGAATGCCTCTGTGATAGTGACAGGCCCCAGAAACTATGCTGGAtacttcaggaaaaaaaggaagggaactAGATGCTCAGGAACTCATTGGACGGATAGAAGGAGGGGTAACCTGGGTTTGAGACATTTGAGTTGAGGTTTGCAGTCTCTGATTGAGCTGCAGCCCGGCCTTCCGGAAGGAGTGGAAGTGCCGTTCCCACATGGGAAGCCACTGACCAGGCACAAAGGGTGTGGCCACTTCAAACAGCGCTAATCTTCCCTGCTGGCTGCAGGGGAGTCTAGGAAAAGGAATTTCTGATTGGACAGTCACGTAACCCAGCTGAAGCTATGGGTAAGACGGGAGATCAAAGGAGGGACCTTCTTCAATAGTCTGTTACACACctgatctggaaaaaaaaattttttttaagattttttttttttaaatttttttgcgagagagaatggggagagggcacagagggagagggacaagcagactcccagctgagcaggaagcccgagttggggctcgatctcagggtcctgagatcaggagctgaatgaaatcagacacttaatgaGGTACCCCTGgcaatttttttaatggactaaaaaatacatgtattatttAAGACTCTCACTCCATGCACATAGAAAAACGAGATCATTTGCCAGAAGTAGAAAATTGATCACAGAAATGAGTTTCTGAAGCCAGTGTTCAGTACTGTCTGGTCTTCATCTGTGGAGGCTCTAATCCTAAGCTTGCTCCTGTTCTGTCTGCTCTTTTCTATTAAAGAGAAACATCAGCATTTGCAGTGATAAAGGCTTACAGCACCAAACACAGTCTCTCTCCTTCAGGATCTGAAAGACTGAAGGGAGAAAGGAATTGTTGTCTCCACTAAGAGGCAAGTCTTTATTGCTGATGGCAAGTGGAAACATCTCACCCACCACACTGGCAACCACGGGTTCTGTGGTCAGTAGATCCTGGTTTTTATTGTCTGCCAGGTGCATTCCCTAGCTGTTCCCCAGAGCAATGGATGTCCTGACTCCaagcttcattttcttctcatgTAAGGGAAGAGTTCCTGTATATTAGTACTTTGGTACTTATTGTTGGTACACGCCACTATCCCAAACACACACCCACTGCTGCCAGGCACTCAGGAAACACTATAAACTCAGCAAAGACTTGCCGAGTACCGCCGTTCTTGGCACAGGACACAGTGGTGAATGAAATACACAAACCAACTTAAATACTATGTTCTGATAAGACAGCTCGGGTGGTAGGGCTGGGAACAGTCCCAGGTGATCAAGGAAGGCCGGTCATTGGACGTACCTTTGGAGCAGAGCAGTTTCTCCTGTCCATGGTGGCGGTGCTGGGTATTGGAGGGCACAGAGATGGCTGAGGTCCAGGCTCTGACCTTGATGAATTCTGCCCCACCCCAAGCCCAATTTACTTCCCCCTCACAAAAGTTTGGACTTGCGGCCAAAGGTAAGAATGCTCGACAACGGGAGATGCCACCCAGGAGAATGACCTGGGCACGGAGATCTACTGGAAACAGTTTTAGAGGTTGAGACTTGAGTTCGGAtcaccctccccccactttctccTGACCTTGGGCAATGGACAGCTCCACAGCTCCACATTCTGACGGGTGTGGGCCTGGAGCCAGATCTGGCCTTTCTGCTTCTGGCTCTAACCTTGAGCAAGTTTCTGAAGGCTCTCCCTGCCATTTCCATGGCAAGGGGTTATAACAGCCCTCTTAAGGTGATGCAGTGTCCATTTGAGTTAATAAGATAAAAATGACGTGCTGAGTACTCTGAATGACTTTGCTTCCCTGatcaccattttacagagtaGTAGGTGAGGCTCTCAGAAAAATTGCTTAGCCTGGGTCACCCAGTCAGGAAGTGCCTTGGGAAGATAAATAGTGATTATGGGAGGGCATTACTAGCCTTAAGATCCAGCATAAAATACTTGGTCCTTGAGggtggggtctttttctggtgATCAAAAGGCTGCCTTGTTCTGTCCTCAAGCACAGGAAATTCCAAGGTAGTTTTCTGTACTAGCTCCCTGTTTCTGTTCGTGGAAGGGGCCCAGGTACCCAAGCAGCCTCAAGAGAAGATAGAATTGAATATCTCAACCTGTATggttgagggggtggggggtggctggcACTTGGAGTGGCCTGGGCTGCTTTGGGCCTATCTGGGCATTTCCCTGGGCAGGCAGCCCTCACCCTATCCTTGAAATGGTTCTGGCTGGGTAACAGCCTCTCCGTGTTGTGGGTGAAATTTGGGACTGGTTAAGGGCGGAGACAGCATGGAGAACACAGGTTTCCTTGTAttgctggagagagggagggcataAGGAAATTAGAGACCCCATTTCCCCTTCGATCACTTTCTTGCTCGGAGCCCACGATGGCTGGGTCCCCAGCGTTCCTCGGTGTCATCATTCTGCTGTCTGCCTTCCTGGGACCCAGTGTCGGGGGCCGCGCCATGCCCAAGCTGGCTGACCGCAAGCTGTGTGCTGATGAGGAATGCAGCTGTaagagctgggggctgggggctggggtggctAGCCCGTGTGGAGGGTGCTGtcattcccttctcttcctcccccagacCCTATCTCCATGGCTGTGGCCCTTCAGGACTACGTGGCTCCCGACTGCCGTTTCCTGACCATACACAGGGGCCAAGTCGTGTATGTCTTCTCCAAGCTGAAGGGCCGAGGGCGGCTCTTCTGGGGAGGCAGTGTGAGTCTTCagagaacagaagaggaaaggatatgggggtggggtgggagtatGACCTAATTTTCCACCCAAAGGGAAAATTTGAGGGGGTGGACTGAAGTAGTTTGGCAGGGGTGAGGGAAGAGGGGCTATTGTGATCAACTTGGGTTTTTACCTTGAGCAATCATGGGGCACCCACTATAGTGCCAGGCTCTGTTCCCGACCCTGAAGATACAACAGTGAATGATCCCTTTTATTCTAATAGAAGGAGACAGGCCATCCAAAAATATCAGCAAATATGTGCTCCTCTGAGAATTAATACACATTGACTGGGTGACTACTTCGGGTGGTCGGGGAGGGCTGCCATGCAGTGACTGTAAGCTGAGGTCTAAGCGACAGGGATGGAGCCAACCATCTGgagatcaggaagaagaaaagtgcTATGGTCTTCAGTAGGAATGAGTTTGCCATCTTCCCACACCCTGGCTTTGAATTTTTCCTCTCCAGGTTCAGGGAGATTACTATGGAGATTTAGCTGCTCGCCTGGGCTATTTCCCCAGTAGTGTTGTACGTGAGGACCAGACCCTGAAACCTGGCAAAATCGATGTGAAGACAGATGTGAGTGTCTTGGGGGCTGGCGGGGATCCAGAGGgaggatcctggggttgtgatAATGAGCAAAGattctcctgcctttggctccccgGCAGCGTAGCTGTGTGCGCTGGGACAAAgtccctgcctcagttttctcctctgtaaaatggggagtgATTGTTAAGTCCCTGTCAGATTGAGCGGCGCAAAAATTAAGGGGCTCTGGGCTAATTTGCATAGCACGCGTTTGGCCAAACCTGGCGCCTGCCGCCACAGCCTTTGCTAAAACCACTAGATCCTTTGTGGTGTGTGTGACCGCTGGTTTTCTCCccactgttttcctttctctttttcagaaaTGGGATTTCTACTGCCAGTGAGCTCAGTCTACCACTGTccctgctgtttttttttcttcccggCTTTATGCAAATATACCAGCCAAGTACAAAATGAGGGTCTCTGTGGTCTTAATGGGGGGGGGTGtaacaaagaaaatgtttcccCAGCCTCCTGAATTTAGCCAGTCAGCCCCCTGACCGTGGTAACGTCAGTGGTTGCTAGGCAGAATTCCACTGACTAAAAGCTCTTCGCTCCATGCTGGGTACTGGAGGTGGGTTCCTAAACTTAAATATCACACAGCAAATGAGAAGGCAGAATAACCTGAACAGCTCGGTTGCGGGTCATAGTGTCCTCTCTAGACCAACGAGAGGGAGTTGGACTATTGGGAATGAACCAATCGGAccatgaggaagacacaaatcaCAGAATAGAGGCATCTGcaaagggaggtgggaggttagCCTGCGcgtatctcccccacccccgagtTTTCCTCCTTCTTGCCTTTGAGGTCAGAAAGAGCGCTCGCCAGCTCAATATCCGCGTTCTTCAGGGTCTTTCTGTCGATGCTGTCCATGCCCCGTTCTTTGCAGCCTTGTCCCCGCCCCCAAGCCCACTCCTACCCAATCCGGAGTCTCGACTCTGCACCCGTACTCCTGACCAAATCCGTTTCTCAGGTCGGCAAGGCATCTCTGTACGGTCTCTTCCCACTAGCTTTGCCAATCGCTCGTCTTGGTCCCTCCCCCTTTGGCCCCTCCCTTCTCGCGCCGCCAATCCTCGCCTTTTGTCCCGCCTGCCGGCCGTGGAGCTCACCAATCCCTGCCTCTGGGAAGCGTGGCCTGGTATCCCGCAGCCCTAGCCGGTCGCGCCGTAGGGAGGTGGAGGCGGAAGTGGCGGCGCCGGCCCCGGGAGTAGGAAGGAGCCGGGGCTGCAGCCGGAGTGGAGCGGCTGCCAGCCGAGGAGCAGGCGCGGCCGCGGCGCCATATTGCGGCCCCAAGCGGCCGCGACCGAGTCATGGCCGAGACCTACGGTGAGGGTGGTGGGCCGAAGTCGGGGTCTGGGGTCTGGGCCCAGGGAGGATGCGGCCTTTGGGGAGTGGGGCGGGGCCTTATGTGCCAGGGGGCGGGGTCTGGCATTGGGCAGGGCCTAGTGGATGCTGGGAGGGGTTTAGTGGGTCCGAGGCTGAGCTCCATCGATTTGGGCGGAGCCTGAGAGTCTGGTGTGTGGGTTAAACGGGTCTGGGGCGGGATTTGAGGGAACCAGTCTTGATGGACCTGCGCAGGCCTTGAGGGAAAGGGTAGGTCTTAATGTGTCGGGGCGGAGCCTGAGTGGATGGGGTGGGGCTGACTTTATGAATGGCAGGGCTGGAGGATGGTGGGCTGGGAGAACCCCGAGGGGATGCTGTGGACGCTGGGACTGCTCTGGCTTGAGAGGTCTGCAGTGGGGTTGGGGATGAGTTGTCCTTGAATTAAGTGGTGGGAGGGACTCGTGGCAAGGGCCGATGCTTACACTTGAgcgtgggggcagagggaggggtggaggaacCGAGAATTGAAAGAtctggaaggatggatggatggatggatggatgaagaggaggagggaggacagGGTGTGGTAGAAACAGCACTAGTACGAGTAAGAAGGAGCTACGATCCTTCAACAAGCAGGGAAAAGTCGAGGGAACAAGTGCAAAGATCCTGAGGTGGGAACCAGTTTGCCATTTTCAGGGAATAGACTGAAGGTCAGCATGGTGGGAGGTGAAGTCGTGAGGGGCAAGGGCAAGCCCAGAGTCCTCGATAAGATGGCTTTCAAGAGGCTTTAACTAGGTAATAGCCAAACTTTTGAACTCTGGAGCCAGTAGACCTGGAttcgaatcccagctctgcccagctaTGGCATCTTGGGGAAGCCAGTTAACctttctggcctcagtttcctcatctggaagatGGGGATACTTTTTAGTATCCTCCCTCATAGAGTTTTTCTGAGGAATAAGTGAGCTTGCAGTAGTGAAGAACTTTAGAACCGTGCCTGTTAATGTGGTAAGCACTGTGTAAGAATTGTCTGTGACCGTTGTTACTGTTGCTCTGTTGCTGCGTGTGTCTCTTTGTCCCCTTGTAACTGTGATGGTCTCTTGGCTTCCATTTTTTTGCCCTGTATCATTCTCTCCATATGGGTTTCCCTGATCTTGGCTCCATCTGCTCAGACTTCCTCTTCAAATTCCTGGTGATTGGCAGTGCAGGAACTGGCAAATCATGTCTCCTTCATCAGTTCATTGAGAATAAGTGTGAGTTTCTGGGAGTGGTCCTGGGAGCACTGAACTGTGGGCGTGGGcatggcgggggcaggggcagggctggccGTAGGTACAATTCTAGTGCTGGCTGCCTGGCCCTTGCCTTTGCTAGATCCTCCTTGAGCCTCAGTCACCCCAGCAACGAGAATGGTTTGGTACAGTCTGAGGAGGCCAGGGAGGACAGGGAATCTTTTGAGCCCCTGCactgcctcttctctccctcccactcccagtcAAACAGGACTCCAACCACACAATCGGCGTGGAGTTTGGATCTCGGGTGGTCAACGTGGGTGGAAAGACTGTGAAGCTCCAGATTTGGGACACAGCCGGCCAGGAGCGGTTTCGGTAGGTGGGCTGGGCTCCcaagggagtggggcagaggagagaggagagaaaatgagaaagcaagacagggagagagagaggtgtgtgcAGTCACTTGGAGATCTGACACAGAGCCACTGAGAGGGCAGGCAAGGCGGGGGAAGAGAGACGGAGACTGAGTACAGGTACCTATAGCCAGAGAGAGCAAGGGTcttggagagggagcagggataGCGAGGGAAAATGATGTTGAGAAAGAAGCATAATGAAGGGACAGACCCACAGACCCTAGAGAGACTGCAGTTGATCAACCCATATGGCTGGAGGGATGGAGACTTGTGCCCAGGGAGAGGCGCCCAGGGTGGGGGCGATGGGGTGAGGTGGAAAAGGGGAGACTAAAGAGAAGGAGACTGGAAAAGAGGTACActcagaaagggacagagaaagactgAGACCCAGAAGAAGAGCAAGGTAAGGGTGataaagagacacagagagaaaccaTTCAGAGCCAGAGACAGGGAGGGTGGGACAGGTGAAGGCACAGAGATGGAGATATGGATGTGTGTGGCAGAGGGGAGAGAACTGTGTAGGGCTCAGCACACAGTATGTCTTCAGGAAAGGTCTGCAGACAAGGTGGTCGATGCCTGGAAACCCGGAGTTGGAGAAACAGAGACGGAGAGAGGAGGGACATGAGGGAGTCGAGTCCATGGAGAGGTGTGGCCCCAGGCCAGCACCAAATAGCTGCTAAGTTAATATTGGTGTGTTGATCCACTGagcaaaagagacagaaagagggccAAGGATATATGGCTTGTGCTGGGCTTAATGCTTATGGAATGATTGCCCAGGTTTGAGGGGGACCCAGACAGAGATTCGGGCCCTGGGAACAGGGCCTCCCAGAGATGGGgcagaagagggacaagcagatgtCCTTGCAGAGCACTTGGTCAGGACTGGGCAAAGGGGAGATGGCAGGAAATGAGGAATGAGCAAATGCATGAGAAATCAAGAGTGAGGTTGAGAGGACCAGAGCCagagtgacagacagagatagagagcccTCGGGAATGAGAGAGACACACatgtaagagagagacagaaagacacagaccaatgaagagatacagaaagacagagacacagagagagttgAAGGCAGGCAGACACTCCGacaagaggcagacagacagaccactaagagaggcagagattgagggagacaaagagagcaGCAGAGAAGGGAATTGTGCTGAGACCAGACCATCGCCAGCTTTGGGGGGATGGGCCAGCAGTAAAGGGGGGTCTCCAAACCACTAGTCTCTCTCCGCAGAGGGGGGCAATCTCAGGGCAGACCCCAGCCTTGGGGGTGACTGGGTCCCCCTGGCCCCACAGGTCGGTGACGCGGAGTTACTACCGAGGGGCGGCTGGAGCCCTGCTGGTGTATGACATCACCAGGTGGGTGCATGGagagggtggggcggggcggggcggggccgggcgggaccCCCAGCCtatgcctgcctcccttcctcctctctcccttctccttagCCGGGAGACATACAACTCGCTGGCCGCTTGGCTGACAGATGCCCGCACGCTGGCCAGCCCCAATATCGTGGTCATCCTCTGTGGCAACAAGAAAGACCTGGACCCGGAGCGCGAGGTCACTTTCCTGGAGGCCTCTCGCTTTGCCCAGGAGAACGGTGAGGACCCTGTGGTGGACCAGCGGGGAAGGGGGCctcagcagagaagcaggggCTGTCCACTGGGGCCCGTGGGTCTCCCGGCTGTCTGTGGCTGTGCCTAGCAGGGCAGTGTGGACACTGAGAGGTCTGGGTTCAGATTCGAGTGTTGCCACACGTCAGCTGTCTTTCCTTACCTGGGGAGTGGGAATCACAGTGTTTCTGCCTGCATAGCGCAGGCTGGTTTAGGGG
The genomic region above belongs to Neovison vison isolate M4711 chromosome 7, ASM_NN_V1, whole genome shotgun sequence and contains:
- the MIA gene encoding melanoma-derived growth regulatory protein, giving the protein MAGSPAFLGVIILLSAFLGPSVGGRAMPKLADRKLCADEECSYPISMAVALQDYVAPDCRFLTIHRGQVVYVFSKLKGRGRLFWGGSVQGDYYGDLAARLGYFPSSVVREDQTLKPGKIDVKTDKWDFYCQ
- the RAB4B gene encoding ras-related protein Rab-4B isoform X3, which gives rise to MAETYDFLFKFLVIGSAGTGKSCLLHQFIENKFKQDSNHTIGVEFGSRVVNVGGKTVKLQIWDTAGQERFRSVTRSYYRGAAGALLVYDITSRETYNSLAAWLTDARTLASPNIVVILCGNKKDLDPEREVTFLEASRFAQENELMFLETSALTGENVEEAFLKCARTILNKIDSGELDPERMGSGIQYGDASLRQLRQPRSAQAVTPQPCGC
- the RAB4B gene encoding ras-related protein Rab-4B isoform X1 encodes the protein MNGRAGGWWAGRTPRGCCGRWDCSGLRDFLFKFLVIGSAGTGKSCLLHQFIENKFKQDSNHTIGVEFGSRVVNVGGKTVKLQIWDTAGQERFRSVTRSYYRGAAGALLVYDITSRETYNSLAAWLTDARTLASPNIVVILCGNKKDLDPEREVTFLEASRFAQENELMFLETSALTGENVEEAFLKCARTILNKIDSGELDPERMGSGIQYGDASLRQLRQPRSAQAVTPQPCGC
- the RAB4B gene encoding ras-related protein Rab-4B isoform X4 yields the protein MNGRAGGWWAGRTPRGCCGRWDCSGLRVKQDSNHTIGVEFGSRVVNVGGKTVKLQIWDTAGQERFRSVTRSYYRGAAGALLVYDITSRETYNSLAAWLTDARTLASPNIVVILCGNKKDLDPEREVTFLEASRFAQENELMFLETSALTGENVEEAFLKCARTILNKIDSGELDPERMGSGIQYGDASLRQLRQPRSAQAVTPQPCGC
- the RAB4B gene encoding ras-related protein Rab-4B isoform X2; translation: MGFPDLGSICSDFLFKFLVIGSAGTGKSCLLHQFIENKFKQDSNHTIGVEFGSRVVNVGGKTVKLQIWDTAGQERFRSVTRSYYRGAAGALLVYDITSRETYNSLAAWLTDARTLASPNIVVILCGNKKDLDPEREVTFLEASRFAQENELMFLETSALTGENVEEAFLKCARTILNKIDSGELDPERMGSGIQYGDASLRQLRQPRSAQAVTPQPCGC